DNA sequence from the Pseudoxanthomonas sp. genome:
CGCCTACCTGATGGAAGCCGAACTGCGACAACAGGATGGACAGGATGCGGGCGAACTGGACGTGTTCGCGCGCGGTCTGGCGGCCTATCCGGACGATCTGGCGCTGCTGTATTCGCGCGGGCTGGCGTGGGAACGGCGCGACCGCATCGACCACGCGGAAGCCGACCTCCGGCGCATTCTGGTCATCGAACCGGACAACGTCGCCGCGCTGAACGCGCTGGGCTATACGCTCGCCGACCGCACCACGCGCTACCGGGAAGCGCTCGAGCTGATCGATCGCGCCCGCGCCGCGGCGCCGGACGATGCGGCCATCATCGACAGCTACGGCTGGGTGCTGTACCGGCTGGGCCGCAACGCGGAGGCGCTGGTCGAACTGCGGCGTGCGTTCACGCTGCAGAAGGATCCCGAAATCGCCGCCCACGTGGCCGAGGTGTTGTGGGTGATGGGACAGAAGGACGAGGCGCGCCGCTTTTTCGAGGAAGCGCGCAAGCTCGATCCCGACAACCGCTCGCTGCTGCGGGCGCTGGAGAAGACAGGCGCATGAAGGTTTCTGGATTTCTGCTGGCGGGGCTGGCGGCCCTGTCGATGGCCGGCTGCGCCACGCGTGGCCCGACGGCGGAATCGCCCGTCCTGCGCGACCCCGAAGCGCTGGCCGCGGCGCAGGCCGCGCAGGCCACCCGCTCGGCCTGGTTGGAGTCGCGGCCTGACTGGTCGTTCGCGGGTCGGGTCGCGGTCAATGCCAATGGCAAGGGTGGCAGCGGCCGCATCGACTGGCAGCAGACGGGCACCGGGTATCTCGTCGCGCTGAGCGCGCCGGTGACCCGGCAGAGCTGGCGCCTCGGCGGCGACCTGCAGACCCGGGCGGCTCGCTTGGACGGGTTGGAGGGTGGGCCGCGTGAAGGCGCCGATGCCGATCGCCTGCTGCGCGAGGCGACCGGCTGGGACATTCCGGTCGCCTCCATGGTGCACTGGGCCCGCGGCATTGCGGATCCCACCGCGCCGGCCACTGGCGTGGAGTACGACCTCGAGGGCAGGCTGCGGACCCTGACCCAGCATGGGTGGCGGGTGGATTATCTCGACTGGTTCCCGGCCGAAGGTGACCAGCCGGTCATGCCGCGCCGCATGGAGGCGCGCCGTCAGGGTGCGACGGTGAAGGTCGCCGTCGACCAGTGGCAACTGGCGCCGCAGTGACGGCCTTCCCCGCCGCGGAGGGCTGGTCGGACTGGCCGGCGCCGGCCAAGCTGAACCTGATGCTGCAGATCGTCGGGCGGCGCGCCGACGGCTACCACCTGCTGCAGACCGTCTTCCGGCTACTCGACTGGGGCGACACGATCCACCTGCGTCTGCGGTCTGATGGCGAGATCCGTCGGACGGGCGAGTCCGTCCCGGGAGTCTCCGAGGCGGACGATCTGGTTGTCCGTGCCGCCAGACTCCTGAGAAAAGAAGCCAATGTCGCCCAAGGTGTGGATATTGGCGTCGAAAAGCGCATTCCGGCCGGTGGCGGTTTCGGTGGCGGATCGTCGGACGCGGCGACCGTGCTGGTTGCCTTGGACCACCTGTGGGGCTGCGGTCTGGCACCAGGCCGGTTGGCGTCGCTGGGACTGCAGCTGGGAGCGGATGTGCCCGTCTTCATCCGCGGTGAGAATGCCTGGGCGGAAGGGGTGGGTGAGGAGCTGACGCCGCTGGCGCTCCCCGCCGCCTGGTATCTGCTGGTCGATCCGGGCGTCCACGTGCCGACGGCGGCCCTGTTCGGATCCCCGGATTTGACGCGTGATGCTGCACCCGCGAAAATATCGGACTTCGTTTCGGGATCACTTCTCGGCAACGCGTTCGAGCCGGTCGTGCGTCGCCGGGAGCCTGCCATCGAGGCGGTCTTCCAGGCCCTGTCGCAGATCGGTACGCCACGTTTGACGGGTTCCGGCGGCGGCTGCTTCGTGGAGTTCGCCGACCGGGCCTCTGCCGGGATCGCGCTGGCGTCACTGCCTGCCGGGCTTCGTGCCTGGGTGGTGGAGGGCGCGGCGCGCTCGCCGCTGCTGGATGCGCTGGCGCAGGCTCGCGGGACGGAGAAAAACGCCTAGGGGCGTCGCCAAGTGGTTAAGGCACCGGGTTTTGATCCCGGCATTCGTAGGTTCGAATCCTTCCGCCCCTGCCAATCCTGCAGTCCAGCCGCATCCGCCGAGACGACGCCATGCAAGACGAACGTAACCTGCTCGTGTTCTCCGGCAATGCCAACAAACCGTTGGCGAACAGCATCTGCCGGGAGCTGGGCGTGCGGCCGGGCAAGGCGCTGGTCTCCCGCTTCTCCGATGGCGAAGTGCAGGTCGAGATCCAGGAAAACGTCCGCCGGCAGGAAGTGTTCGTCGTGCAGCCCACCTGCGCGCCGAGTGCCGAGAACTTGGTGGAGCTGCTGGTCCTGATCGACGCGCTGAAGCGCGCATCGGCCAGCAGCGTCACCGCGGTGGTGCCGTACTTCGGCTACGCCCGCCAGGATCGCCGCATGCGCTCGTCGCGCGTGCCGATCACGGCGAAGGTGGCGGCGAAGATGTTCGGGGCCGTCAGTGCGGACCGCGTGCTGACGGTCGACCTGCACGCCGACCAGATCCAGGGCTTCTTCGACATCCCGGTCGACAACGTCTACGCGTCGCCGCTGCTGCTGGCCGACATCTGGCGCGC
Encoded proteins:
- a CDS encoding ribose-phosphate diphosphokinase, with amino-acid sequence MQDERNLLVFSGNANKPLANSICRELGVRPGKALVSRFSDGEVQVEIQENVRRQEVFVVQPTCAPSAENLVELLVLIDALKRASASSVTAVVPYFGYARQDRRMRSSRVPITAKVAAKMFGAVSADRVLTVDLHADQIQGFFDIPVDNVYASPLLLADIWRAYGTENLLVVSPDVGGVVRARAVAKRLDDADLAIIDKRRPRANVATVMNIIGDVEGKDCVLVDDIVDTAGTLCAAAAALKQHGANKVAAYCTHPVLSGPAVDNLNNSVLDELVVTDTIPLSPQAQGCSKIRQLSVAELLAETIRRIAFGESVSSLYVD
- the lolB gene encoding lipoprotein insertase outer membrane protein LolB gives rise to the protein MKVSGFLLAGLAALSMAGCATRGPTAESPVLRDPEALAAAQAAQATRSAWLESRPDWSFAGRVAVNANGKGGSGRIDWQQTGTGYLVALSAPVTRQSWRLGGDLQTRAARLDGLEGGPREGADADRLLREATGWDIPVASMVHWARGIADPTAPATGVEYDLEGRLRTLTQHGWRVDYLDWFPAEGDQPVMPRRMEARRQGATVKVAVDQWQLAPQ
- the ispE gene encoding 4-(cytidine 5'-diphospho)-2-C-methyl-D-erythritol kinase; amino-acid sequence: MTAFPAAEGWSDWPAPAKLNLMLQIVGRRADGYHLLQTVFRLLDWGDTIHLRLRSDGEIRRTGESVPGVSEADDLVVRAARLLRKEANVAQGVDIGVEKRIPAGGGFGGGSSDAATVLVALDHLWGCGLAPGRLASLGLQLGADVPVFIRGENAWAEGVGEELTPLALPAAWYLLVDPGVHVPTAALFGSPDLTRDAAPAKISDFVSGSLLGNAFEPVVRRREPAIEAVFQALSQIGTPRLTGSGGGCFVEFADRASAGIALASLPAGLRAWVVEGAARSPLLDALAQARGTEKNA